GGGGAACTTTCCAGCCGGGCGGCCAGGGCCCGGTTCAAAGCCTCCAGCTCCCGGGTCAGGGCCTCCAGCGACGGCACCGGGCTCCCGTTTTTCACCGCCTTTTCCACCGCCGCCGCCCCGTCCACCACCGGACTGGGGCCAAAATTGGCCGCCGCTCCCTTGAGACTGTGGGCCAGACGACCCAGGGTAGCCCAATCCTCCGCCGCCCTGGCCGCGGCCATGGTGCCCAGATCCGCCACCGACTGTTGCAAAAACAGGGTGCCGATAATTTCCAGCACTTCCCCATCCGCCCGGGCCAGCAGGCTGGGGTAATCCACGGGAGCAGACACCGGGCTTACAGCGAGGGCGGAGGCTGGCGCGGAGGGGTCCTTGGCCTTGCCTAGCCCGTCGCCAAGGTCCGATCCCTTTGCCTGAGCCCCCCCTTCCCCGTTGAGGGAGGACGCCCCAGGAGGCCGGGCCTTTGGCGCACCGGACCGGGCCTGGGCCGCCCCCGCCGTGCCGGAATGCCCCAGCAGGGCCTCCACCCCTTCCAGGGTCAGGGGTTTAGCCAGACAACCATCCAGCCCCGCCGCTTTTGCCCGCTGCCGGATATCCGGCGCCAGATCGGCGGATAGGGCGTAGATGGGCAGGGGGGCGCTTCCCTCCGCCGCCTCCCGCTCCCGAATCTTGCGGGTGGCGGCCAGGCCGTCCAGCACGGGCATCTGCACATCCATGAGGACCAGATCAAAGGGTTCGGAAGCCGCCAGGGCCACGGCCTGGGCCCCGTCCTCCGCCAGACGCAGGCGGTAACCCGCCCCTTCCAGCAGAGCCTGGGCCAGGCGCCGGTTCACCGGATTGTCGTCCGCCACCAGAAGGCGGGGGGAAGCCCCCGGGGCGGGCACCTCGGCCGCCGGAGGGGACAGCCAGACATCGGCCAGGGCCTCCGGCAGCAGGGGACGGGAGAGCAGCACCACCCCGGGCCAGTCCTGGACCCGAGCCGCCAGACGCCCTTTGGTCAGGGCCCCGCCCAAGAGCACCGCCCAGGCCCCCTGCCCCGCCCCCCCCTGGTCCCGCCACTGCTGCAACAGCCGCCAGGCCCCGTCTTCTGGCCAATCCCCATCCAGCACCAGCCGCTCCCCGGAATGCGGGGGTGCCGCCAGGGCCTGGACCAGCCCCTCCGGCCCGGCCGCCAGACAAACCTCCCCGCCCCATTGTTGTATCCAGGGCGCCAGGGCCCGGGCCCGATCCCCGTCCTGGAGCACCAACCAAACCCGGACCCCGCCCAGGGCCGGGCCCGGGCCTGGGGACAGGTCTTCCCCTGCCAGGGGCAGGCTGAAATGAAAGCAGCTACCTTCGCCCAGCCGGCTTTCCACCCAGATTTCTCCCCCCATCAGGTCCATCAGACGGGAGCAGATGGTGAGCCCCAGGCCCGTGCCCCCGTAGTGGCGGGTGGTGGAGCTGTCCCCCTGGGTAAAGGGGGAAAAAATGTGGGCGCATTTTTCCGGGGCAATACCAATGCCCGTATCCTGAACCCAGCCCCGCAGGCAGACCCGGCCCGGGCCTTCCCGGGTAATGCCCAGGCCCAGGGTGACCCGGCCCGTTTCCGTGAATTTCACCCCGTTGCCCAGGAGATTGACCAGCACCTGGCGCAGCCGGCCCGGGTCCCCCACCAGACGGGCGGGCAGATCGGGGGCCAGATCGGCGCCCAGCACCAGGCCCTTCTGCTCCGCCTTGAGGGCCACGGTGGCCAGGGCCCCCGCCGCCACGGTCTGGGGATCGAAGGGCACGGCTTCCAGTTCCACCTTGCCCGCCTCGATCTTGGAGAAATCCAGGATGTCGTTAATGATGTCCAGCAGGGATTCGGCGGAGGCCTTCACGGCCAAGAGATATTCCCGCTGTTCCCCGTCCAGGGCCGTATCCAGGGCCAGATCGGTCATCCCCAGAATGCCATTCATGGGGGTGCGGATTTCGTGGCTCATGTTGGCCAGGAATTCGCTCTTGGCCACATTGGCCGCCTCCGCCGCCTCCTTGGCCTGGAGCATTTCCTCTTCCCAGCGCTTGCGCTCGGAAATATCCAGAATGGAGCCCACCAGGCCCCGGATGCTGCCGTCCGGCCGGGTCAGCACCGCCTTGCTGAAAATGGCGTGGCCCCGGCTGCCGTCGGGCTTGAGAAAGTCCGCCTCATAGACCTGACTGCCGCCCCCCGCCACCATCAGGACCCGGTCCTGGTCCGCGTGGGTACGGGCCATATCCTCCGGCAGCACGTCGAACACCGTGAGCTGGGCCTCTGCTTCCAGGGACTGGCCGAAAAATTCCGCGCAGGCCCGGTTAATGCCCTGGTAATGGCCCTGGGTGTCCTTGAAATAGAGAGGCACGGGGACGGATTCCACCAGCTGGCGGGTGAGCAGCAGCTGTTCGTCCAGCCGTTCCTCCGCCACCTTGCGGTCCGTGATGTCGGTGCGGATGGCGATGTACTGGTAGGGCCGCCCCTGGTCGTCAAGAAAGGGCACGATGGTGGCGTTGACCCAGTAGAGGGAGCCGTCCTTGTGCCGGTTGCACATTTCCCCCTGCCATACCCGGCCCTGGCTGATGGTGCGCCACAGGGTGGCGAAAAAGTCCTGGGGGTGTACCCCCGAATTGACCAGCCGGTGGTTTCGGCCCACCAGTTCTTCCCGCCCGTAACCGCTCAGTTCGCAGAACTTGTCATTGGCGTAGGTGATGACCCCGTCCACGTCCGTAATGCTCACCACCGCGTGCTGGTCCATGGCGAATTTCTGCTGGGCCAGGGCCCCGTTCAGCTCGTGGAGGCGGCGCTGGCTTTCCCCCTGCTCCCGCACCAGCTGGCCCACCAGGGCCGCCAGGGTTTCTAGATTGGCCTCCCCTTCCGCCATGGGCGGCAGGCCAGCCTCCGCCAGCAGCCGGTTCACCGTCTGGCCCAGGGAATCCATGGCCCCCTGGCGGGTTTCCAGATCCTGGCGCAGCCGGTCATTGGCGGAAACCAGCTCCTGGGAGCTCAGGTCCAGGCTGCGGGTACGCAGGGTCAGATCCCGCTCGCTCTGGGCATAGGCGGTGGAAACGGCCTGGAATAGGCCTTCCAGGCCGGCCATGGCTACCGCCAGGCGCGGCGGGGTGTCCCGCCGCGCCCCCAGTTCCAGAAGTTCTGCCAGGAGACTGCGGCATTCCTCCTCGTCCGCCACCCCCAGGGTGCGGCGCAGCTGGCGCAGCAGCAGCCGGTGCAGGGCGTTATCCGGCGGCAGGCCGGAGGGTGGGAGAACGGGGGACATGGAAGGACTCCCGGGCAGAGGGCTTCACCGCTCCGCCCACAGGGAAACAGTCATGGTCTGGTTGTGCAGGCGGCCATAATTGGCCCCGTCCAGGGGACTGATTTCCCCGTAGGCGTAAAAGCCGGTGAGGGGCACCCCGTGGCCTACCACGTCGGCCACCGCTTCCACCTCCTCGTCGGTCTGGGTGCCCATGACCACCCGCCGCCCCACGCAGCTCACCAGCAGGGCCAGCTGGGGGGGCACACCCAGGCGGGTGGCAGCGGACTTGGCGGCCCACAGGGCCCCGTCCACCAGGGCATCCCGACTGGCATGCATGAGCCGGAGATAGCCTTCCGGATCGATTTCCCCGGCCAGAATCATGCTGCCCTGCTGCCCATCCACCCCCAGGACGGAACGGATCAGGCCCGAACATTCCCGGTTGCGGCCTTCCATGGCCAGGGGGAAATGGAGGGCGGAGGCGGGCAGATCCACCGCATAGTCCCCCAGATAGCGCTTGTACACCTCCAGGGCCGGCTCCCCATCCAGTTCGTAGAGCACGTTGCCGGCACAGCGGGTCACCCGGCGGGCCGGGCCAAAGGGAGTCCAGCCGCCGAAAGCCCCGTAGCCCAGCTGCAGGGCCGAGCCATAAAGGCCCACCGCCACCAGATGGGTGGTACTGGGCCCCTGGTTAGACAGCACCCAGGTCTGGCGGAAGGCCGTACCGTCCCCGGCCAGACCGCCGATGATGGGCAGTTGGTCCCCCAGCACATCGGCCAGCCCCGCCACCACCGCACTGCCATTGACCCGTACCCCCTGGGCGAAAACCAGAACGGCGTCCAGCTCCGGCCCCACCAGCTGTTCCCCCAGGCGCATGCCCGCCGCCCGGGATTCCCCCATGTGGCTCAGTTCCGTCACCGCCTGGCGCACCTGGGTGTGGTCGAAATGGAGGGCGGTGACAGTGGCGGCCCCGGTCATGGCGCCACCGGGTACGATTTCCCCCGCCGTGCTGCATCCCGCCAGGCAGGCCTTGGGAAAGGCCTGGGCCAGGACTCCGGCCAGTTCACCGGCGATAAAGTGTTCCGGGGCGGCAAAGACCAGCACCAGCTGGGGGTCCATGTCCTGCCAGCCCTGCCATTGCAAGGGGGTCAGGGGGCCGCCGCCGTGGGCCCATTGTCGGACTTTGAGGGTCATGAAGGATTGTCCTTATCGGCTTCAGGCTCGGGCCTGTCCCCGTATTGGTCCCGGATGGTCAGTACCGCCCCCCAGTCATCCAGGAAGGCGTTCACACAGCGGGGATCGAAGTGGCTGCCCGCCCCTTCCTTTAACAAAGCTACCGCCTTTTCCAGGGGCCAGGCCGGCTTGTAAGGGCGCACCGAGGTCAGGGCGTCGAACACGTCCGCCACGGCGGTAATGCGGCCAAAGAGGGGAATGGCTTCCCCCGCCAGCCCTTGGGGATAGCCACTGCCGTCGAATTTTTCGTGGTGGCTGTGGGCGATTTCCGCCGCCGCCTGGAGCAGGGGGGAACGGCCCTGGCTGAGAATGTCGTGGCCCAGGGCCGCATGGCGCTGCATGATGCGGAATTCATCCGGGTCCAGGCGCCCGGGCTTTAAGAGAATGTGGTCCGGAATGCCCACCTTGCCCACGTCGTGCATGGGGGCGGCGGCCAGGAGCAGTTCCAGGGCCGCTTCGTCCAGGCCCAGATGGCGGCCGATGAGGCGGGCGTAGCGGGCCATGCGCAGAATGTGGGCCCCGGTTTCCGGGTCCCGGTATTCCGCCGCCTTGGCCAGACAGATGATGGTTTCCTGCTCCCGGGTCACCAGGGAGGCGGTGGCCTTGGCCACCTCTTCCGCCAGCCAGGCCGCCCGGTCATGGAGCAGGCGCTGGCTGCGGCGCAGTTCGCAGAGATTGCGCAGGCGGGCGAGGAATTCGGCCTTATCCACCGGCTTGGTGAGGAAATCGGAGGCTCCCGCCTCCAGGGCCTGGTAGCGCACTTCCCGCTGTTCATTGGCGGTGACCATGAGCAGAGGCACGGTTTCCATGCCGGGCATGGCGCGAAAACGGCGGATAAATTCCAGGCCGTCCGGGGCGGGCATCATGTAGTCCACCACCACCATGTCCGCCTGGCCTTCGGCGCACCAGGTCAGGGCTTCCCCGGAGCGGGGAAAGCACCATATCCGGGTTTCCGGGATGCGTCCGGCCAGGGCCTTGAACAGAGCCAGATTAATTTCCGCATCATCGACGATGACGATGTTGAGCAGCACGGCGCCTCCAGGGCAGAAGGGGTGGGAGCTGCCCCCGGGGCACCGGCCAGGGTGCGAATGGGGCCGGAGTCATTATCCCCAATTCCGGGGAAAAAAGCCTCGGTCTAACGCGGCTTTTTCCCCGTCGGATGGCTTCCCCTGGCCTTTTCCCGGTCAAAGGGAGCGGCCAGCCCCGCCCCCCGGGGATTTCGCCCTTCCGCCTCAGGCGGCAGGGCCGTCGCCGTCCAGGCCGGAGACTTCCCACAGGGCTTTGCCAAAGGCTTTCCAGGCGGTGCCCCCGTGGGTGAAAAAGCCCTCTTCCGCACTTATGGCCATGGTGCGCAGCATGAGGGCGGCAAAGCCGAACAACTCGGCCTTGGCCTGTGCCTGGTGATCCTTGCCCCCGTGGGCGGCCTGACGGGAAGCGTCCCGGCCATGGGAGAGGGCTTCCTCCGCCAGGGCCCGGACTTGGGCCGTATCGTTCCAGTCGATGCCCAGGATCACGCCGCGCCGCTCGATTTCTTTTTCCAAGGCCCGGGTATCCCGGTCCAAACTGGTCAGGGGACCGGTTGCCTGTGGCTTATCTGTCATGGTCTCTCCGGGGGAATAGGATTTTTGGTCGTCTATTTTCGCCCAGGGCCGCCCGAATCCCAAGGGGGAATTGGGCGGGCCCCGGCCTCAGGCCACCCGGCGGGCGGCTTCCCCTTCTCCCTCCCCTTCCCGCAGGCAGGCCAGCAGGGCCCGAATAGCCGCCGTATCGCCGCCCTGGCGCCAGACGGCCAGGGTGGCCACCCGACCCTCGTCCCCCGCCAGGGGATGGAGGCGCAGGCCGCTGCGGGCGCCGTAGCTTTCCACCACCCGCCGGGGCAGGAGGGCCACCCCCATGCCCGCCAGCACACAGCCCAGAATGGTCTGGTAGGAGGACACGGGCACGATGCGCTCCGGCATGATCCCGGCCCGGGAAAACCAGGCTTCCAGCCGGGTCCGGTAGGCACAGCCCTCTTCAAAGGAAATGATGGTGCGGCATTGCAGTTCGGTGGCGGCCACCATGGGGGGCTGGGCCGCGTCGGAGACCAGCACCAGCTCTTCCTCGAACAGGACTTCCCGGGCCAGGCGGGGATCGGCCACGGGGGAGGCCACCAGGGCCAGATCCAGTTCTCCGGCCAGGACCTGAGCCACCAGGCCCCGGGTGCCCCGGGTCTGCAATTCCAGGCGCACATCCGGATAGCGGCGGTGGAAGCGAGCCAGGGGCTCGGCCAAGCGCACGCCGGCGGTGGTTTCCATGGAGCCCAGGCGCAGCTGGCCCCGGGGCACGTCGTCCGCCAGGGATTGGCGGGCCTCGTTGGCCAAGGCCAGGAGCCGATCCGCATAGTCCAGCAGCTGGCGCCCGGCGTTGGTGGGCACCAGACGCCGCCCTTCCCGGAGAAACAGGGTCACCCCCAGGTCCTCCTCCAGCTGGCGTATGCGGGTGGTCACATTGGACTGGACCCGGTTGAGCCGGACCGCCGCCCGGGTAACCCCCCCTTCCCGAATAACGGTACGGAAGATGTGCAGATCGTTCAGGTCCATGGACGGGGCTCCGGTGTATTCATCTCAAAAAATGATCGTTTCGATCTTAATAATTCATTTTTCAAGAACATATTGCCCGGCTACAGTGCTTAGCACAAGACCCAACCCCAAGGAGAAACCATGCATCCCCAAAACGCTGCCTCCCCCGGCGGCCCTTCCCTCCGGAGCGGCTACCTGTGGGCCGGGCTCACGGTCATGATCTGGTCCGGCTTTATCCTCATGTCCCGCTTCGGCGGCAAGAGTCCCCTCACCGGCTGGGACATCACCGCCCTGCGCTTCGGCACCGCCGCCCTGGTGCTGCTGCCCGTGTGGCTGCGCCACCACCGGGACCTCCACTTCAACGGCCAGACCCTGGTGCTGGCCCTCACCGGGGGGGCCGGTTTCGGCATGCTGGTCTATTCCGGCTTTAAGTTTTCCTCCGCCGCCCACGCCGCCATTCTTCTCCCCGGCATGTTGCCCTTTGCCGTCTCCATCATGGCCTGGCTGATACTGGGAGAACGGCCCGGGAGTCAGCGCTGGGCCGGGCTGGCCGTTATTGGCGGCGGCCTGGTGTGCCTGGGCATGGATAGTTTCAAGGACGGCCTGGGCCACTGGCAGGGGGATCTGCTACTCCTGTCCGGCTCCTTTTCCTGGGCCCTGTACACCGCCCTGGTGCGGCGCTGGCGGGTCTCCCCCTGGGACGCTACCCTGGGGGTGGCCCTCACCTCCGCCGCCCTCTACATGCCGATTTATCTACTCTGGTTGCCCAAGGAGATCAGTCAGGTGAGCTGGGGTTTTCTGGCTTTTCAGGCGGCTTACCATGGCATTTTGGTGGTGATTGTGGCCATGCTCTTTTACATGCGGGCCATGGTCATCCTGGGCCCCACCCGGGTCGGCACCCTAATGGCCCTGGTACCGGCCATTGCCGGTCTGGCCTCCGCCCCTATTCTGGGCGAAGCCCTCTCCCCCCTGATTCTGCTGGGTCTGGGGCTGGTCAGCGGCGGCGCCTGTTTCGGTAGTCTCACCCGTATTCCTTTCATCCGGAGAAGCCCATGCCCTACGTAAATATCAAAATCACCCAGGAAGGCGCCACGGCGGAGCAGAAGGCCCGCCTGATCCAAGGCGTTACCGAACTGCTGCGGGACACCCTGGGCAAAAATCCCCAGACCACCGTGGTGGTCATCGAGGAAGTGCCCACGGATAACTGGGGCATAGGCGGCGAAACCATTACCCAGCGCCGCAGCCGGGGCAGCTGAGGCGGGCGGAGGAAGACCCCGGGGACGGGACGGTAACCGGATTCCCGCCCCCCAACGGTTCTTTCCCTCCCCCCGCCCCTAAGCCAGATAATACGGGCCTCTTGAGGCTACCCGCCGCAAGAGGCCCGTATTGCCTTCGGCTGCCAGAAGCCCTTAGCTAAATCCTTTATCCACGCCACTCTCCAGGCCGTTTTTTAGCCCGCCGGAAAAACTTTCTTCCCCCTTCCCCGGCCCCCCTTCCCCCCCGCCCCCTTTCCGGTCATCATGGCGCCCGTTTTTCTCTCCGCCCGTGCCCCATGCCCGATCTGGATCATCCCATCGACGTCAGCGAAGCAGCCGGCGTCCGCTATCTCCACTTTGGCTCCGACTGGGTCCAGGGGGCCATGCGCATCGCCCGCCCCTATTCCCTGGAGCTGGCCTATACCCGGGAAATGATGGCCGGGCTGCTCCTGCGGGAACGGGAGCCCTGGCCGGAGACCCTGCTGCTCATCGGCCTGGGGGCCGGTTCCCTGACCAAGTTCGCCTGGCGCCACCTGCCCCACTGCAAAGTCACCGTGGTGGAAATCAATCCCCGGGTGGCCGCCATGGCCCGCCAATGCTTTAAATTGCCCGAGGCGGGCCCCCACCTGGACTACCGCTTTGAGGACGGGGCCCGCTTCGTGGCCCGGGCCCGGGAGGCGGGGGAGCGTTACGACTGGATACTGGTGGATAGCTTCGATCCCCAGGCCCGGGCCGGCGCCCTGGATCGCCAGCCCTTTTACCGGGACTGTGCCGCCTTGCTAGGGCCCCGGGGGCTGCTGGGGGTCAATTTTCTCGGCCGCAGCCGGGGCTTTGGCGCCAGCGTGGCCCGGCTGGAAGAGGCCTTCCCCGGGCGCACCCTGGTCTTTCCATCCTGCGACAGCGGCAACGCCATTGCCTTTGCCGCCGTGGGAGAGCGGGTGGATGGGAGTCAGGAGGAATTGAAGGAACGGGCCCAGGCCCTGAAAAAAGACACGGGCCTCAACCTGCTGCCCACCCTGGCCCGGCTGGAGCAGGCCGGCCACTTTCAGGGACGGCGGCTGGTGCTTTAGGCACCACGGCCTTCTTCGGCACCACGGTCTGCTCGGGGCTTTGCCCCGAAAATGGGCTTGGGGAGAAAGGTGCCACCGGCGCCATGCCCGGCCCTCGCCCCCTTGCTCCGCCCCCAGCCTTAGCCCAGGCTGTCTTCCTGGAAACGGTTCTGGATGGCCGTCACCAGATCCGGGTGATCCACCAGTACCGCCACACAATCCTGATCCAGCTTGGCCCCCATTTCCCCGGTCATCACCGCCAGGGCTTCCCCGTTGCTCCAGGCTTCCTTATAGGGACGGCGGCTGGTGAGGGCGTCAAAAACATCGGCCACCGCCACAATCCGGGCTTCCAGGGGAATTTCCGTGCCCGCCAGCCGGTCCGGATAGCCGCTGCCGTCCAGGGCTTCATGGTGGTGGCGCACGATGTGGCGCAGCATGGCCGCCTGGGGCAGGCCGGAGAGGCCGAAATTGGCCAGCATGGCGTCCACCATTTCCGCCCCGTGCACCGGGTGTTCCTGAATGACCCGGAATTCCTCCCGGGTCAGCTTGCCCGGCTTCTGCAACAGGGCGTCGGGCACCGCCACCTTGCCCAGATCGTGGAGGGGCGCAAAGAGAAAAACGTATTCCACAAAGCTGTCGTCCAGGCCCTGGGCCGCCCCCAGCAGGCGGGCGATAAGGTGGGAATAGTGGGCCATGCGCTCCAGGTGCAGGCCGGTTTCAAAGTCCCGGTGCTGGGCGATCTGGGCCATGGTGCGCACCCCGGCCCCCAGGGTCCGCAGGCAGACCAGTTCGTTGATCACCACCAGGCTTAATTGGTGCCCCACTTCATCGAGGAAATCCAGGTCCTTTTCCTTGAAAGCGAAGGTCTGGCGGGAATTGAAAAAAATGAAGCCGAACAATTCCCCGTTGTAAATCATGGGCAGGGTGTAGCTGGTGCCGTAACCCTGGCCGCTAATGCGCCGGCTGTGCTCCCGGGAGCGCCAGTTGGCCGCCGCAATGTCATTCACCAGCCGGGGATGGCCCCCCTGGGCAATGGAGGAAAGGGACTGGGACTGGGCCAGGGGGCTGGCGTAGAAGGACAGGGGATCGGCGCCCCCGCTGGCGTGGAGAAAGGTTTTCAGCAGATCGGTACGGGGGTCGTAGGTGACCACCGCCACCCGGTCCAAATCCGGCAGCCGTTCCCGGGCGTAGCGGTGCAATTCCTGCAGTTTGTCCGGCAAGGGCTGGCTGGCATGGAGAAAGGCCAGCTTATCCCGGCGAAACACCGTATTCGGCAACACTTTGTCCTGCCCCAACAAACCGAAGGATTTGTCCCAATCCATCCTGACTCCCGAGCAAAAAAATCCCGTGCCGTGGCCCTTGTCACGCTTCCGACACGTAAGCCCTGCAACATGACTGTCATTGGTACGCCTGAAGGCGTTCTTTTTGGTGTGACCGGAAGTAAAACAGAAGAAGGGGCGGCATGCACGTACTGATGATATCCGACGTTTATTTCCCACGAATTAACGGGGTTTCCACCTCCATCGAGACCTTTCGCCGGGAATATCAAGCCCTGGGCATCCGGGTCACGGTGGTCGCACCGGACTATCCCTTAGCAAAACCCGAGCCAGGCATTATCCGCATCCCCTCCCATGCCATTCCCTTCGACCCGGAAGACCGGCGCATGGCCTACGCCCCCCTGCTGGCCCTCCTGCCCCAACTCAAACAGGAGGGGGTAAGCCTGGTCCATATCCAGACCCCCTTCGTCGCCCATTACGGCGGCCTACGCCTGGCCCGGGCCCTGGGAGTCCCCTGCTTGGAGACCTACCACACCCTGTTCGAGGAATACTTCCACCACTACATTCCCGGCTTGCCTCGGGCCTGGCTGCGGGCCGCCACCCGCCTCCTTTCCCGCCGCCAATGCAATGCCCTGGACGCCATTGTGGTGCCTTCCCGGGCCATGGCGGAGCGCCTCACCGCCTACGGCATCACCCGGCCCCGCCACATCATTCCCACGGGCATTCCCCTGGAACGTTTCCGCCCGGGTAACCGCCAGGCCCTGCGCCAGCGCCTGGGCATTGGGGAGGCCCCCATAGCCCTTTACGTGGGCCGGGTGGCAGGGGAAAAAAATATCGATTTTCTCCTCCACATGACCCGCCACGCCCTGGACAGCCAACCGGACCTCCATCTGGTGGTGGCCGGGGAAGGCCCGGCCCTCCCGGGCCTACAACGCCTGGCCCAAAAACTGGCCATCCACCAGCGGGTCCATTTCATCGGCTATCTGGACCGAAACCGGGAACTGCCCGACTGTTACGCCGCCGCGGACGCCTTCGTCTTCGCCTCCCAGACCGAAACCCAGGGCCTGGTGCTCCTGGAAGCCATGGCCATGGGCATTCCGGTGGTGGCCCTGGCGGAAATGGGCACCCGGGACATTCTGGAACCGGGCCGGGGCTGCCTGGTGCCCCCGGCGGAGCCCGGGGCTTTCGCCCAGGCCCTCACCGGCCTCCTGGCCGATCCAGCCTTGCGCCAGCGCCTCGCTCGGGAAGCCCAGGAGTACGTGCAGGAGTGGTCCGCCCCGGCCTGCGCCAAGCGTCTGGCGGATTGCTGCACCGCCATTTGCGCTCCCCAAAATCTTGGATAAACTGGAAGTCGGTTCTCCCACCCACAACACCCTGAACTTAAGGGGGAGCTCGCCGCGACCGGCCCTCGGGCCGACGGCCCGCCCCGGAACACCCGGTTCCGGGCATCCCCCAGGATGAAAACGTAGGAGAAAGCCCATGTTAACCCTGCAAGATTGTCTGGATTTTTGCGACATGGAGCGTGGCGAAATCGACGCCATCGCCTGCCATGAACACATTCCCCCGGTGGTGGCCGTGGAGCTGTGCGACACCCTGCTCCATTCCCCGGAAGGTCTGTGCAACCTCCACGCCATGTTTCTGGAAAATATCGAAAACGCCCTGGCCCATGGGGAAGGGGCCCGTGCCCAGGCCCTAACCTGCCAATATCGGCACTTTCAGGCCACCCATCCCCTGCCCTTGCCGTAAGCACCCTGGGCAAAAAGTAAAAGGCCGGAGCCTGTAAAGGTCCGGCCTTTTATTTGGGAGGAAGGGGCCTTTTCGTGCCCTTTTCCGTGCCCCTTGCCCTCCCTCGCGGCTCAGGCAACCGGCCCCAGGGCGTAGGCGGCCATGGCCGCCATGACTTCTGGCGCCTCCCCCACGGGCCCCAGGAGTTCCAGGGCTACCTGGGGAAAGCGTTGGCCCAGCATCTCCAGGAGGGCGGGCAAATCCCGGGTCAGATGGCCGCTGGAGGCCATGAACAGGGGCACCACCCGAATCCGGGTCATTTCCAGGCCCGCCAGTTCTGCCACGCAGGCTTCCAGACTGGGGTTCTGGGTTTCGAGAAACGCCAAACGGGTGACCGTGGTCGGAGACCGCTCTGCCACCATTTCCCGCAGCCGTTCCATAGCGGAGGCCCAGGCCGGGTTGCGGGAGCCGTGGGCAAAAAAGATCAGGGCTTGGGGAGGTTGTTCTAGGGGCATAGGGGGCAAAACTAAACGGTGGCGGTCAGACCATTGCCTTCCAGGGCGACGATGGCCTTGGCCTGGTTGAAATCCTCCGCATAGCCGCAGGCGTAAAGGCAGCAGGCCAGCTGATTGGCTAAGGGCATGGGGAGCGGCGCCTGGCCGTCCAGAATGCGCCGTATCCATTGGGCCGTGGCCTTGGCGTCGCATTCATCCGGGAGGCTGGGCAGGGATTTTAAGCTTTCGTGCTCCGCCTCGAACAGCACTTCCAGGCTTTCCTCATGGATGTATTCAATGCGGGGCCGGCGTTTGGGATTGGCGAAGGGTTCCCCTTCCGTGGCCCGCAGCAGCAGGGCCCGGCCCCCCAGATAAGAGAACACGTCCCGCATCAAATCCATGTAGGCCGGATGGGTGGCCGCTCCCAGCACCACCCCGGTGCCTTTGAAAGGGTCCAGCATTTTCACCAGGCTGTGGGCGCTGTTTCGCAGCCCCAACCGTCCCCGCAGGGCCAGCAGGCCGTTCAGACCGGGGGACAGGACGGGCAGGGGGATGAAGGCCAAGCCCTTTTCATTGAGGGTCTGCTGGGCAGAAACCACGGTGGTGCAGGGCATTACCCCCAGTTCCCGAAACACCTGGGCGGTGGTCACCCGGCCATAGCCTTCCAGCAGCCCGTGGACCACCACCGGGATATTGAAGCGCTGGAGCAGCAGGGCCAGCAGAGGGGTAAGATTGGCCCCCTTGCGGGCGCCGTTGTAGGAAGGAATGACCAGGGGGCGAATGCGGTTGGTGGCGCATTTGAGGCCATGGACCCGGTCATTGACAGCGGCCAGGAAGCCGATCATTTCGTCGGCGCACTCCCCTTTCACCCGCAGGGCCAGGGCAATGGCCCCCAGTTCCAGGTCCGGCACACCGCCGTCCAGCATGGCCCCGTAGAGCTGCTGGGCCTCTTCCAGGGTTAAATCCCGGGCACCGTCGGCGCCCCGGCCCAGTTCCTTGATATAGGGTACGAAATTCATCGGTCTCCGCTCCTCTCTTCCGGCCCGCTTCTTAGTTAGGGTGAAGCGGTCCTGTCGGCAGCTAGGC
This sequence is a window from Azospira inquinata. Protein-coding genes within it:
- the ybiB gene encoding DNA-binding protein YbiB encodes the protein MNFVPYIKELGRGADGARDLTLEEAQQLYGAMLDGGVPDLELGAIALALRVKGECADEMIGFLAAVNDRVHGLKCATNRIRPLVIPSYNGARKGANLTPLLALLLQRFNIPVVVHGLLEGYGRVTTAQVFRELGVMPCTTVVSAQQTLNEKGLAFIPLPVLSPGLNGLLALRGRLGLRNSAHSLVKMLDPFKGTGVVLGAATHPAYMDLMRDVFSYLGGRALLLRATEGEPFANPKRRPRIEYIHEESLEVLFEAEHESLKSLPSLPDECDAKATAQWIRRILDGQAPLPMPLANQLACCLYACGYAEDFNQAKAIVALEGNGLTATV